A genomic region of Sarcophilus harrisii chromosome 6, mSarHar1.11, whole genome shotgun sequence contains the following coding sequences:
- the LOC116419902 gene encoding LOW QUALITY PROTEIN: olfactory receptor 5F1-like (The sequence of the model RefSeq protein was modified relative to this genomic sequence to represent the inferred CDS: deleted 1 base in 1 codon), translating into MSGENYTTVTEFILLGLTDSPELQIILFILFLVIYTLTLMGNSGMIILIKIDSQLHTPMYFFLTNLSFNDIFYSSTITPKMLVDLLSERKVISFAGCFLQLYVFIALTTTECILFGLMAYDRYVAICNPLLYPVIMSRAVCLKMAMGAFTAGFLNSIIHTSYISSLSYCGSNVIHHFFCDSSPILKLSCSDTQMNETIIFICVGVNMLGALLIILTSYIYILFSILRLNSVEGKRKAFSTCASHLTAIGIFYGTELITYLCPSSKYSPIKEKLWLYSTQWLSQC; encoded by the exons ATGTCTGGGGAAAACTATACCACAGTGACTGAATTCATCTTGCTAGGGCTAACAGACTCACCTGAACTTCAAATTATactctttatcttatttttggtCATTTATACTCTCACATTAATGGGCAATTCAGGAATGATTATATTAATCAAAATAGATTCTCAACTCCACACacctatgtatttttttctgaccAACTTGTCCTTCAATgacattttttattcttcaacTATCACTCCAAAGATGTTAGTTGATTTATTGTCTGAAAGAAAAGTCATCTCTTTTGCTGGGTGCTTTCTGCAGCTGTATGTCTTTATTGCTTTGACAACCACTGAATGTATCCTCTTTGGATTGATGGCTTATGACCGTTATGTGGCCATCTGTAACCCCCTGCTTTACCCAGTTATCATGTCAAGGGCAGTCTGCTTGAAGATGGCCATGGGAGCCTTCACAGCAGGATTCCTAAACTCAATTATTCATACCAGTTACATAAGTAGCTTATCTTACTGTGGCTCCAATGTCATCCACCATTTTTTCTGTGACAGTTCCCCAATCCTCAAACTCTCTTGTTCTGACACTCAAATGAATGAAACCATCATTTTCATCTGTGTTGGGGTAAACATGTTAGGGGCTCTTTTGATCATCCTTACTTCTTATAtctatattctcttctctattttacGCTTGAATTCAGTTGAAGGGAAGCGTAAAGCTTTCTCAACCTGTGCTTCTCATCTTACAGCTATTGGTATATTTTATGGAACTGAGCTTATTACTTATTTGTGTCCAAGTTCAAAGTACTCCCCAATT AAGGAAAAATTATGGCTGTATTCTACACAGTGGTTATCCCAATGCTGA